Genomic DNA from Triticum dicoccoides isolate Atlit2015 ecotype Zavitan chromosome 4B, WEW_v2.0, whole genome shotgun sequence:
GGCCTCCTTtgtttcatagggtaggaaaatcgtaggaataggaaagtcataggaaatgagataacatgtatctcaaatcctatgagtaggaataggaaaggagatgccctttgattcacatcataggattttttccattgagcctaggctaatgtttattttcctatgaaatgtggaggataggaagaatttcTCCATAAGAATAggattccattcctacaaaccaaagggctctaaaggaaattTTCCTATAGAAAttctatcctatgaaattcctacaagattcctctaaaccaaaggaggccttagtttGTTGTGTACTTGTATTGCAGACAATATATGAATATAGTCCAAAGGTACAGCCTAAATACTGGGTCGAAGCCAGGGGCTGGATCTTATATTCTGATACAACCTCCTGAGAAATGAGGGTGGAAATTATACGAGTTTACAACATTGTGACTTAACAATTCTCTAAGCCAGTAAATATTCAAAAATTCCATCGCAGAAGCAAAAACATGTACAGATTAAATTTACATGATTGCTACTGTACCGATAAGCAATAATTAAATCTATGTCTAATTAATGTCTAAGTAAAGCTGGATGAGCCCAACATTAACTGAAACATGTCGTCTGGGGTGAGAAGGGTTGTACCACCAAGAATGAGCTCCACATCAGGTCTGCCGCTCTCTGAGATTGCCTTCATGACTTCCCGGACCTTGCATGAAAAACACCAAGCTTATCAAAGACAACACTGCTTTCTAACACTAACAAACAGGGATTTGGGTTATATGGTTTTTCTCAGGAAGAAGCAAGTATTCTTTAGTGGTTGGTTGCGATCTCTGGATTAGAGATCTGCAATCTGACGTATGCTTATCAAGCTGTATGAATTAAAATCTGATATTGTGGAGAAAGAGGTTCTACTGGATATTAATAAAGCAGTGTACTGATCTAGACAGTTCCAATAAAACGAATCAAAATCTTGTTGTGCATCCTTTGTGTAGTTCCAGATCGAGATTCAATACTAATGAATATATCACAAACTACGACAGAAACAACAAACTTCATCATGACATGATAAAATAAATAAGCCAAAAAATATGGACCAGAACGTACCTCAAGAGTATTGATACCTCCCACAACAAAAACGATGAGAAAACTTTGATCGCCAAAATTTGGTTTGGACTGCAGGCAAAACAACTGTGAGCTCGTAACTAAAACAAATGGCACAGCAAGAAAACAATCGACCAACGTACCTGTCCAAGGCCAAACCTACCCAATCCACTTTTAAATAAACGGCCAACAGCTGATGAATGATACTCAAGGCCAGGTATGCCAAATCTCGTCAACACAGCTAATATCAACTTATAAAGCAAGCCTTTTCTTGAGTAGCTATCAGTCTCAAACCGACTCAGTGCTGCCAACCCTTCTCCAAGAGCTTGATAACGTAATCTCATACTGGACAAGCTATGAAAGAAtttaaagagttgatctaccctatCCCGTACTTCCAACTTAAGTTGCATGTCCCCGTAAGCTTCCTCTTTTTGATgatcagcatcatcatcatcgtcccaGTTATCCCACTGGTCATCAAAATCATCGGTAGTGGTAGAAGTaggctcactagagtccttatttcTATCACCATCTTTAGATCTACCTTTAGCTTCAAGTTCCTTCTCCAAACCATCAAGGAACCGGAACTTCACAGATGATGGCCTCTCAAGGATAGAGTCCACCACAACATCTTTCAGTGACCGTTCATCTTCCCAAGAGAATGGACCACCAGCTATCGATGTAGGAAAGTTTTCGCCAGCCAAGATATATCCAACGACCGTTAGAAGTAATATGTCCTGGAAAGTCAGAAGGCCTTGCGTAGACCCCATGGTATTACCTTGTTTGTGAGATTCCACTGAAGTGCTAGTGTTGATGAAATCACGAATCTCACTGGCAAGACTTTGAGTTGTCTCGGCTGATGTTACACTTAATATTCTCTCAGCACTTGTAAAGGCCTCCCAGCGAGTACTTTGAGGCTCCTGGAGAGCCATTTCAGCAGCCAGTGCCAACTGAATAACCCCTCTGTTTCTTACCAAGGACAGCTCGTGTTGACAGAGCATTTGCACCATAGAAGGAAGCTCTGAAATAGAAGCCGTCTGTCGACCTTTAGATGGAGAGGACAGCTTCTCAAGCTGTAAAGCCTCCATAAGCCATTTCTTAATCAACACCAACCCATCTTTTGCTCCTCTGTCTAATAATGCTTCTAAGTAGCGCACTCCAGCATAGTTGGATAGGAAAGAGCCACTTAGAGTGCCTACTTTGCCATCATGTGCTTTGTCGGAGTAATCAGGTAGCCAGGTAACTTCGGAGTCAACCTCAGCAGAGTTCCAGCCAGACACAAATGCCATCATACTTTCAGACAGCATGCTGGTTCTGCTCTTAGTTTCTTCCTTGCTAAAGGCTGATTCAAAAGGGACCTTTATATCTAGTGGGGAACGTTTTACAGTAGCTTGGGAATGCTTGCTGGGAGTTTGAGGATTTTTCGCTGCATAACCGGATGAAGTCCTTTCCTTGCGTGGCAACGAGGACAACATCCTATCAAGAAATGAGTCGCCATGAAGGCAAGGAGTTAGGAGATCAATTGTACGATCTACAATCAGTAGACCAGCAGAACTCTTATTACGACCAACGTCATATAGACTTGACATATCCATCATCAGCTTCCCAATGGCCCTTGATGTATCACCAAGTGAAAATATATCAAGCTTTAGGTCCATCTACACAAATTTTGTAATGGAGATCAACAAAAGGTTTCGTGCTTGAAAAGTAGATAAGAGCAACTACAATGCAGCATGCTGCACATGATAGAAGTCATTACCTTATTGGCCAAATGGTACAAGAATTGAGCAGTCAAGGTTAGTCCTGGGGGCACCTCATTGCCATCAAAAGGTTTACCAGTAGATATGGAGGGTAGACCAGGGCCAAGGGAATCCTCACGGTGGTTTGACAAATATGATTCAGCAATTGTACCTTCCGAAGGTAAAACAAAAGTCCTTGAGGAAATAGGAGAGAAAATCATCGGAAAGTGACACACGGTTACAGACAACCTCTTTCCTCTTGCTTCAACCTGACCTAAGTCATCATTAGAAAAATCCTTTTTCCTCGGGCTAGATTCAGAAGGGCCATAGTGCACCCCAGAACCCCACTTAGTATCACCATCTGAGGTGAAATCTCTTTCTGTGTATGGGATGTTATCTTTATCCTTGTTCAACTTCCCACACTTCTTTAGAAGCTCCTCATGGTCCTGAATGAGTAATGTCTCATACTCCCGGAAAGCATCTGGTCCAAGTGGGGAATCAACATATGCTGAGTGACCAATCTGCAATAAATTCACCAAAGGTTCAAAAGGTTCCTCGCATAACTTTGCGATAACTTGAAATAGATTTAAGAAGGCTCTAAGATAATGAAGTGAATAAGAAAGATGGGCATGCATTTTGGCAAAACTAACTGTGAATTTCAGAAGAAGCAATGTACGCAAAGAAGTTCTTACTGATACCCTCATATAttaggatggcaattttacccatggacatggatacccatggatatccgacccgaatggatagggtttggatatgcttttatgCCCATGGGCGATGCCCAGACCCGACCCGATTGctcgtgggtagggcatggatataattttGTACCCgtggatatacccaaacccgacccaaTAGTATGCATTAATGGGCAAAAATCTGCTATCCCTACCCCACAGTCACATGTCCCACTTCAATTTTACACTTTATTATGTAAAACATGCAAAAGAAATTGCACAATCCCCACCGtaacttttattagttgacattcaatccccacCAACATACTCCGGcgccccttcccttatttttatctcctcgttaaaatgactcgtcattctcattCTCATcttttagaaaaatactaaatgatattAGGTTGTTAGTCGACGTTTACAATAAGTGAAGCCTAGCTTGCCACAAGATGAAGAATGGAAGATCTTATGTTAACATTGtcttatgtcttatttatatgtcttgagaggacccaatagatatccagtgggtatggatatccatcgggtttgaatatggacacaatttttcacccatggatttttttcATGGGCaggcaaagactgtcttcatggatatggatatggatttgatattgttcaacccgatccaaacctgacccattgccatcctttatAAGGCTACTACATAAATCAGATAGTTCAGGACTCATGAGGACCTCAACCGAATCAGGCTAGTTTTGAAGTAGATACAGTGAAAAACACAAGTACACTACAAACTacaccccgttcctaaatataagtctctttagacattccaatatggactacatacaaaacaaaaagagtgaatctacactctaaaatatgtctatatacatccgtatgtagttcatattgaaatctctaaaacgacctatatttaggaacagagggagtacataaaaCAGAAAGTGTGTGACTCGTGGTGACCTTATGATAAATCCAATAAGTTTTGGAACAGGGAACATGCAAGCCACTAATAAACAGAGATCAAACAGAGATCAAACAGTGCAGATATAGTAGATGCAATGCTACCAGCATGAGCAGTGACCAACACgtattttgatgatttttttttctagaaaaatatgaACTCCTGCACCAGTACAAGTATACTGCATTTTTCAACGAAGAGAGAATCATGGCATTATCATTCCCTGTTCTGCGTAGGAACTGCGAATGCATAGGGAAAGAAAACCATAGGGGGGTTCTAGCAGCCCGTGAAAAATTAAGATCATAGATTTCTGGATCTAAATCTTCAGACTCTTTTCTCAGACTGGTTTCGGAAAATCATTTGAGCTGACCATGGGTCCTAGTAGATAATAGTAAATTCAAACACCATTCATCCCCTATGTAAAAACTCAAACTCTTTTGTTAGGTGACTGACTCTAAGGCCGTGAAGGATATTTCCCTGATCACCAAGATGGAGACAAGAGACGTCTTCGAGACACGAGAAAGATGCACTTCAGGGAAAACCAGTCCCCACGGAAGTCCGATGAAGATTGAAACATCTAGGCCATAATTGCTGACTTGCTGTAAATTCTTGTAAGAGTTACGTTGCAAGTTTATTTGTAAAATTAAAAATTTGTAAAATAATATAATTAGCAGTATGatcagacccttcagaagcaaaccAGTCATCACAATTAACATATTATTGCAGGGGTTAAGCACCTCGGAAATCGCTGTCAATACAGTACAATGTGAAACAGTTCCATGGTTGCCCAAGCAGCGTATAATATACCGATGTGCATCACTAAGAAGGCGTGATGTAATCACGACAATCTTCCTTGCTGGATGAGCAAAACTTGAATTCCACTCAGCAGCCTGCGAACACAGATACATCAGGTGATAAGGTAAAGAGCAGAACAACAAGACAGACCATTTCTCGAGTACAGAAAGTAATAAAATTTCCCTGTTTCTATAGTAAGACACAAGAAACCTTGTTAATTGCATATAAGAATACTGCATCTTTACTGTTATCGACGTGGCAGATGCCAGCCAGTCTGACGTGCACACCAGCAGCAAATGCCAAGCTAAGGCCCAAGGCCCAACAATCAGATAGCCACAAGAGTCTAGTTACAGCAGCAAGCCAACAATGCAGCTAAAAACAATTGTGGCCATGAGGGACGTCGGGATAGTGAGAGCTGCACTGATCGATTTGGTCGCATTTGTTAGTTTGGGAGGAGATGTAGATTGCATCATATATGTTAGTTAGGTTCGAAATCTCTATTCTATTTAAAGATAAAGAAGTGCAGCCATTATTATCAAGAACATATGACCTTCTTTCTTCAAAACCCTCTCCTTCATCTATGGTCAATGCCTCCTTATTCTAGCATCCTGTATCTCTACAGCCATGCTGCAAGGCCCACTTCACAGTACTCACGACACTGGCATACCAAGGTTAGCATGCAGGTTACTAGGATTGTCATTTCCTATCCATCATAAgaaatcagaaaaagaaaaaataaatataaattatACAGACTCAGTATATTGCCAGATCAATAGGCAGTACTTCAACAATCAGTTAATTACCACCCTAACTATCGCAGAAGTCCAACTTTCACTATGAACTACGACCATCACAACTTCGGCACCCACGAGGCCACGACGGATGCTATTCAGGTGATGACAGAAGGCACCACATTTCTTTCAGTTATTTCCCCCTCTACCCACATTCCCCTCAACTGTTTGCTTCTACGGCTGTTATACATTGAGCCAAAAAAGCTCACGGATAGATAATTCTAGATACGTGCAACCACGTACACACGCAGCATGCCACACCGTGCCATGGCAATGCTAGACGACAGAGCCCTGTGTCAAGTGCCCTGTACGCACACACTATCATTCCCATGACCGCAGGAGCCCGAGGAGATCAAGGCACACACCAAACATGTATTGGCATCATTGATTGCAAGACCTGGCTCTAGCACCTTACTTGCATATGACTTTATGGTTAGCGAAGAAAGGGTGAGATGGATGTTAACAGAAGCAATAATAGCTACATGGATGGCGACTTGGCAAAACCATGCATAAACTCATGTTAGGGGGTTATACAAGGGTGAGATGCATATAGAAATACATCATCGCTAAAACCTAGTGTGCATACATGTAAGTTCTGGCTTGCCTACTAACTTAATACAACGAAAATAAGTGAATTGCAATTTACAAAGTGCGTTATTCATATGACATCTGCTGGCCATAGTCAATTTCCACAATGCAGGTACAGTGCGTAAATCATCAGAAAAATAGCCCAGTAATGCTACACGACATTCATTAAACATTCGAGTTGCCACCAACACCACTCATAGAAACTAGAATCACCGCACCATGACCATCAAATTATAGGGAAACAGGGCAAGTTGTAGATTTCTGTAGTTGCTTGATATTAGATAGAAAGCGAGAGCAACGGAACCTTACAGCATCAAGAGGAGACGTGCTTTCCAAGCTGCACACTGCCCGAGCACCgagctcgagaagcagagggaatgCTCCTATAAACTGGAACGCCTCCAGAGTGCCTGCATCCAGGTACACTAGTGCATCTGCAATCTCATCTCCAATCTGCAAAGCACCAGTAACTGAATCAATTTCTATAGTGCAAGCTGGGAAGATTATACCTACACTGTAGAATCATCACCGGGCAGTTTTCCTCAATTCTTTTACATATTGAGTTAACAATAAAGCAGCCCCATGTTTTACCACTCGTTTTAAGATGGATTACTTCGGTTCGGAAGCTCCAAATGTTTGTTTCTTCTTCAACAGAAAAACTGCTGGAGGCGGAAAATTCTAAGAATCCTCATGCGCTCCATCATCAAAAATTACGCACTGATACTTCTCGAAGGATCGATAAGAAAACGAGCAAGCCAAAAAAGAGTACGGAACCAGCAAAGGGGAACTCGCGAAGTGATTCGACCTGGCGGATGGAGTCTTGGCAGGACGCGATCAGATCCACCGCCACCATGGCGTCTCACTCCCTAGGTCCCCAGAAGATTGCGGAACCTTCACCGCGACGCCACCGGGTGATGCGGTCGGATCGTGGGTGAGGGGCGGAGCCGGAGGGAACTGCCGTCGGTGACCGGGGCTAGAGAATCCGGAGACCCCGCCGCTCCCGCCGAAGGGGGGAGGGAAGGGGAGGAGAGATGGATACCACCTCCGGAGCTGCAGCTCGCCGGAGATGCGTCGCTGGCTGCTACACGGGAGATCAGCGCGGAGGAGACGGTGGGGGGACTCGCAGGAGGAGGATTAGCTCCGTTTTAGTTCAGTCTTTGGTTTCCCAAGCCCATGCGAATACGGCCCAGCTACAAAAGCAACATCAGTTCTCTTCTTtcctttttctcaaaaaaaaaaggttCTCTTCTTTCCTTTTCTCCAAAGAAAATATATTTCTTCCCAAATGTAAattctaaatttgaaatatttaAATGATCCCACAAATCAGTTGAGGAAATTTCAGATGATAACCAAAATTATTAGTTTGTACCTTAAACTCGTCAAGGTTTCATAAACCCTCAAATATGACCAAGCCTACCCCATTAGCGAGGTATTGGTGAAAATATATACTCATGCTACAAGACACATGCGCAGTGCATAGTCTATGTTACCCTGAATAATCTTGGTTGTAAATATTTACTCTAACGATTAAGTCATGTTGTGACTTAGTAGAGCTAAGTTACTTAATCTGTTTTCTTAATACCACCTAGCCAACTCAAGTTTGAGGCTTGTCTCCGTAGTAGTCTCTCGTATTTAGGTGGACAAAAATCCCTTTGTGACAAAAAAAATCTCAAATAGACTTTTGAAGCTATCCATTGAGATCGACCGCAAAAAATCAACTCCCTACCCTACCTTTTTAGCAACCAATATTGCTAAATTTCTCCTACCATATTATGGTGTGGCCCTTTAGGCACAGGCTCCGATTGActcctattttcttttctttatctcaCCAAATTCTTTTCACTCACTCTATTACTCTCGCTTGCAAATACAGAAGAAAATGTCAGATCTAAAAACATCTAATGTGCAAAGTCTCCTCATATAGCTAGTTGTAGGTTCTAGATCTATGCTTAATGATTTCTTGAAAATCATCCAACACATCATTCGTGCTAGGACACCATGTGCTTATGACCAAAGACTAGATAGCGCAAGGTAAATGTGTTCAACACACATTTGTGCATTGATGAGCGTCCATCCATGTATTGTGTGCCAAGGAGGTGACAATGACGGTGGTTTTTGCTTTGATGTGCTTTAGCAATGACCATAGAAAGTTAGTCTAGGGACTCCTTTGGTGCCCTATTCACCAGTCTTTTGGACTCATCATTCTTCATGCAAATGGCTTATACAAATAGCCCATAACCAATATTGTGTTTGATGTATTTTTTCTTCTATAATTCATGTAATCAATTCATATGTTCAAAAACGTCTATGATGCATATTTCATAGAACACTTCTCTATGTAAACAAATCCTGAAAGAATTTACTTCATGTTGGGCACACAAAAACTATTTCATGATATTGTAACTTCATAATGTCACCACATCATGTATATATTTATTTCTTATAGATGTGTTGTATGTTTTTGCCCATTATGAAAAATATGAGAAGTATCTGAAGTAAATTATGACATGACTAAAAAGGACTCCTCTGTTCACTAAAGAACAACTTGAAAATCTTTAGCAAATTTGCATGAAACAGCACCGCCGGGAGGAAGATTTGTGATAGGCAAACAAAAATAGCCTCATGTATTCATTTCCTCTCCTAAGAAATTCAGTACAGTTACTCTAAATCTTTTAGAGGGCCATAATCATCTGGTAAAAATTAATACTACGGCGGATCAAATAGGCCATGCATGCTTGTGCCTTCCGCATTGAATATCAGTGTTAATCAATAACTACCCAAGCGAGTAGTCACGAGTAAGAGAGGAAATAAATTGCTAGCCTTGTCTCTCATTGATTTTGCAAACAAATGAGGGAGTACCAAACATCTCTGGTACCTCGAGCGTTGATATGGCTTCTCATATCATGTTTTCTTTTCAGTGTGGAATATCTAAACTTAGGAGCTAGCATATAGAAAAAGATGAAGGAATGCAAAGGAGTTGGATCATTTATGTGGTATCATTAGAATAGGAGGCAAAGGGAAAGAACCCATGAGCAAGAAAAATAACTTATCTCCAAGAATCGCCTAAGAAGCTCTTCGGATATAATATATTTTCTAGGGCGAATTTCATATCGTCATACAATTAGCAAGATCTTTTGCAAGGTAGTTGATTGGTAATCTCATACATTCATGTACTTTTCTCAattttcatagaaaattaaccacaAACTCATTCATCGCAAACGAGCATGGAACTAGTATTCGCCCATCATTAGTTAAACACCATCGTGCCATGGGTAATGAGGAGAGTCTCTAGTAATATTCTAGGGATTTTGCCAACAAGAGGAATGAGAAAAACATCAAACCCTAGGTTTGACCACAAGGACGTTTGATTGATGTTTGGGCGACATGATACTCCCTTTGTCCGTGAataagtgtacttccaacttttgtcttaagtcaaagttttaaaattttgaccaactttattGGGAAAAGTGGCAGCATTTATGgcactaaattagtatcactagatccattttgaaatgtactttcataatataccaatttgatgtcatatatgtcACTGCCCTTTTGTATGAAGTTGGTCAAAATTATAAAACTTTGACCTAGGACAAAAGGTAGATAGACACTTATTCGCGGACGCAGGGAGTGCACACGACCATGTGGTGAGACTCACATATGTTGACCTAAATGAT
This window encodes:
- the LOC119295399 gene encoding sec1 family domain-containing protein MIP3-like, encoding MVAVDLIASCQDSIRQIGDEIADALVYLDAGTLEAFQFIGAFPLLLELGARAVCSLESTSPLDAAAEWNSSFAHPARKIVVITSRLLSDAHRYIIRCLGNHGTVSHCTVLTAISEIGHSAYVDSPLGPDAFREYETLLIQDHEELLKKCGKLNKDKDNIPYTERDFTSDGDTKWGSGVHYGPSESSPRKKDFSNDDLGQVEARGKRLSVTVCHFPMIFSPISSRTFVLPSEGTIAESYLSNHREDSLGPGLPSISTGKPFDGNEVPPGLTLTAQFLYHLANKMDLKLDIFSLGDTSRAIGKLMMDMSSLYDVGRNKSSAGLLIVDRTIDLLTPCLHGDSFLDRMLSSLPRKERTSSGYAAKNPQTPSKHSQATVKRSPLDIKVPFESAFSKEETKSRTSMLSESMMAFVSGWNSAEVDSEVTWLPDYSDKAHDGKVGTLSGSFLSNYAGVRYLEALLDRGAKDGLVLIKKWLMEALQLEKLSSPSKGRQTASISELPSMVQMLCQHELSLVRNRGVIQLALAAEMALQEPQSTRWEAFTSAERILSVTSAETTQSLASEIRDFINTSTSVESHKQGNTMGSTQGLLTFQDILLLTVVGYILAGENFPTSIAGGPFSWEDERSLKDVVVDSILERPSSVKFRFLDGLEKELEAKGRSKDGDRNKDSSEPTSTTTDDFDDQWDNWDDDDDADHQKEEAYGDMQLKLEVRDRVDQLFKFFHSLSSMRLRYQALGEGLAALSRFETDSYSRKGLLYKLILAVLTRFGIPGLEYHSSAVGRLFKSGLGRFGLGQSKPNFGDQSFLIVFVVGGINTLEVREVMKAISESGRPDVELILGGTTLLTPDDMFQLMLGSSSFT